The Microcoleus sp. FACHB-831 genome segment AGCAGCAGTTGCTTGTCTGCCATGCCGTAGCCCAAAGCTGCTGCTGTGGGTTCATCCAACATTTGCACTTGTTGCACTGCTAACCCTTGACACACTTTGCCCAGCCAGTTGCGGTAGGCTTCAAAGCTGTCAACGGGCACGGTTAATATTAAAGACTGGCTGCTGTCGGGGTTGTCGGCGTTGAGTTGTTCAATTAGTTGGGTAAGGAACCACTCTCCTACTTGTTCAAAAGTAAGTATCTGCCCGTCGAGTTCTGGGATGAATCCTTGGATATCGGCACCGATACCTCGTTTGAAGTTGCGGAAGAAGCGGGGGTCGGTTTTGAGATCCAAACCGCGATCGCGCACTTGCTGTCCTACCACAACTTTTCCCAGCGAGGCGTCCTCAACATAGAGCAAGCTGGGAATCAGGGGTGGATTTTCAGCTATTTTGAGCGATAAGCCAGGTAAACTAAGGGTTTCTGGCTGCTGGGTGGCTGAGTTCCACCGCGTAATTACCGTGTTGCTAGTTCCAAAATCAATTGCGATCGCCATGAGGCTTTACTTTACGAAGCAAGGGTCGATAACTTCCTCAATGGATTTTAGCAACGAACCTTCCTGTTTCCATGCACATTACGCGGTTTAGTTGTCTATGCTCTCAAACCTTTGTCGCCTGAAGGCTGCGGTGCCATGTCAGATCTAGCCTAGCAGGGCATTCCGTTACTTAATATACATTTTCTTGCCTTTAGAGTACATCTATGGTATTTTGCAACTACTTCTTTGGACGCAGGGCAAGTAAATGAAACATTTTTTAACATAGTGGGTAAGGGGGAGTAAAGAGTTATAAAAACGCTCCAGCCCTGGATTGGTAGAAAATCTGCAAATCATTAACTAAAAAGGGCTGAAATAATGAATAACGAGCAAGGAACAGAAGCTACGGATTTTTTGACAAGTCTAAAAAGCGGTATCTGGCTTGTGGGTGTATCCTCATGGCTGTTTGGAATTACGGATAGAAGTATCGCTTCGTTTTCTGATGGCTATTTGTCTTCTTTGGATCTGGTGCAACTATTTACGGCTTCCTTCTTTTTTGTGAGTTGGTTGTTTTTGAAGCCAGCATCTAGGGTAAAAAACTCATAATTTCCGTGGGGAAGAAGAAGAGATGATGAAATTAGCGATCGCAGAGTTCGGGGGGCGATCGCTTATAGCATTTTAAGAACAAATACTCCTATAAATGCAAAGTGAGAGCGCGAGCGTGGAGCGTCTTCGTAGGAGAATCTCATTTATCCTTTTTTATTACATCCTGCCTAACCTGCTACGCAGTCTAGTCACTACAGGTCTGTTTGGGTTGTTTAAACCTATCCTATAATCTGTCAAAGGTACACGAGAGCCGTTACCTTCTGCTACCGTAACTATAAAAGTAGCAGTCCGATTCGGAACTTTAACTATTTTGTCAATAAATTGATTTTGTATTTGCCTTGCGCTCAAAGCTCTTGTTTCTCTAAAGCCAGGTCTAGAAATACAAAAAATTGCCGAGCCATCTTGATATCGACCTGCATAAAACAAATAATCCTGAGCGTTAGCCCTAATCTGTGAACTGTAGAAAACTTTGAATCTGTCCTCTTGTGGCAATGACTGGTTTCGACGGCAATTATTATCTATATATACTTCATCAGCAGAGGCAGGCTTCGATAGATATATAACCGTTCCAACAAACAAAGTCAAAGTTGTTAAAGTAGCATTTACAAACCTGTTCAAACTAGGCATATCGAATTTGATCCCTCTTAAACTGGTAATCGCGCTCTAAGTCTGGGAGATACATTGATTTTAATATAATGGAATAATGACTTTTTTGTTGGCTTACCGTTTGTTTGGTGGAGAAGCAGTACAGCCAGCTGCGTTAAACTGCTGGATAATTAGATTTTTATCTTGGGAACCACTTACATATGAACTTATCATCTGTAGAGGTTACAGCGGTTTTGGATTGTTCGCAGGAATCCCGTCAATAAATTTTGGTTTATTATTCTAAAAAAGGCTCTACCTAAATAATTTCCATGCTTAAAAATTACTTCCCCGTCAGGGGTGCGTATCTGTTTATTAGACACAGAGCCTAAACTAAAACTGCCCGAACCTTCCCCAGTAACAATTATGCACGCTCGACCTTTAACATTTGATGGTTAAACTCGACCCAAAGTCAATTAGCGATCGCGCTTTCATCAACCTTCTCCCCCTTCGCGTTAACCTATTTAGAGCGACTAAAGGCAATTCAACAGGGAATAAGGACGGTGAATACCATGGATGAATTGCGACAAATTACCTGAAAAATGGAGTAGAGGTGGTCACTGCCCACCCTACTGTAATCCCAATTGTTACTCAAAACTCAAAACTCTTTAAGCCCCCATCCCCGAATATTGTTTTAACCCCTGACGCCACAGCCAGCGATTCCAGATAAAAAACAGCAAACTCCAACCCAACATCGTCAAAAATCCCCGCACTAAATCAACTGGCAAACCGACTAAAATTGCAGCCGGGAAATGTACTAAATAAGGAAAAGGCGTCCACAATACAACCTCGCGAACATTTGGGGGGAATAGTTCGAGGGGTGCAATTAAACCAGACAAAAATAGAAAAAACAACATCCAAAATTGCTCGATCGCAGCAGCACGTTCTATCCAAAAAGAGAACAAAGCAAAAGTGTATTGGATGACAAAGCGCAGAGCAAAAGCCATCGCAACTGCGATCGCAAACAATACAACACGCCCAAAACTCGGCAACCAAGCAGCCTGGGGATACAGCACTATAAACAACACCACCAACCCGATAGCAAACGGCATCCTTGCCAACCGTTCAGAAAGATGCGAAGTAACATGATGCCATACCGGATCTAGCGGCTGAAGCAAGCGGGGAGATAGCTTCCCTTCCACCACCTGCCTTTCAAACTCCCAGATCACCCAAACTGCGGTAAACTGGCGCACAATGAAAACTGCCAAAAAATACCTGGCAAAGTCCACAGGTGTTAGCCCAAACTGTCCGCCTTGCGCCGCCTCCATCCACACGCCCATGAGGATAAGCGGCAAAGATCCCGACAATGCCCACAAAATTAGCTCCGCCCGGTACTCCAGCATATAGGCGTAGTAGGCAACTAATAATGTTTTCGCAATTCTAATAGTTCGATTCATAGCGCTTTTGGATTTTGCCCAGGCGGAGTTTCGCCGCAGGGATGATTT includes the following:
- a CDS encoding ABC-2 family transporter protein → MNRTIRIAKTLLVAYYAYMLEYRAELILWALSGSLPLILMGVWMEAAQGGQFGLTPVDFARYFLAVFIVRQFTAVWVIWEFERQVVEGKLSPRLLQPLDPVWHHVTSHLSERLARMPFAIGLVVLFIVLYPQAAWLPSFGRVVLFAIAVAMAFALRFVIQYTFALFSFWIERAAAIEQFWMLFFLFLSGLIAPLELFPPNVREVVLWTPFPYLVHFPAAILVGLPVDLVRGFLTMLGWSLLFFIWNRWLWRQGLKQYSGMGA